From the genome of Eublepharis macularius isolate TG4126 chromosome 12, MPM_Emac_v1.0, whole genome shotgun sequence, one region includes:
- the ZNF865 gene encoding zinc finger protein 865 produces MEANAASDEGVHFQSYPFDFLEFLNHQRFEPMEAYNHEHAKAVASLPCPQPQYEYTQPPTAAPPTHFDRVPPTVGTSKPKTEGPSSSSSSSTSSTNVQVKKADPGAPASQQQQPPQPPYSTPAVVPPTGQPLFDTTAAAAAAAAAYNTPQWGIVDLSGHQHLFSSLKRGQAPPPAATSVTPDSQAIKDDKNYFRRLKYFIDRRFPCGVCQKSFKQSSHLVQHMLVHTGERPYECTTCGRTYNHISSLIRHRRCHKDTEDATAAANAAAANVAAAAAAAAAAAAVTSAAPAPNAEGAVQPPPQSSNPQVVPTPTGVTAASALGAAIAQTEGPFTCSLCWKVFKKPSHLHQHQIIHTGEKPFSCSVCQKSFNRRESLKRHIRTHSDLLRVQCGVCGKEFRDASYLLKHQATHAPPGTIPPRPEYKCDICGKGYVAPQNLLRHRQLQHEGAQLPKDGTNAALPYLPPGAYLLPQDGQTTSSEGDTKPASYGLLGAHPLLVGTAAGKNFCCGICGRGFGRRETLKRHERIHTGEKPHQCAVCGKRFRESFHLSKHHVVHTRERPYKCEICGKVFGYPQSLTRHKQIHRLQLPCSLPPMGPSLTPMGPSLPPPPEGLTYGCSDCGERFPDLFHVMSHKEVHVAEKPYPCDACGKCFGFIENLMWHKLVHQAAPERLLPPDETAAAVAPLENGLAGGDNMTSYEDHHPTLPSGERFSCSICGQTFKHFLGLVTHKYVHLVRRTLACSVCGQSFAGAYDLLLHRRTHLQKRHFSCPVCGKRFWEAALLMRHQRCHTEERPYRCTVCGRGFLRSWYLRQHKVVHTGERAYKCALCNKRFAQSSSLAEHQRLHVVARPQRCPTCGKTFRYRSNLLEHQRVHLGEKVYRCDRCSKSFFYLSSILRHQRSHDAKRELRCGACLKLFKDPKYFSKHLQAHQGGRPFKCSTCGEAFSNTYGLKKHRHIHKMERFAAMGGHKEQP; encoded by the coding sequence ATGGAAGCCAATGCAGCGAGCGATGAGGGTGTGCATTTCCAGAGCTACCCATTCGACTTCCTGGAGTTCCTAAACCACCAGCGCTTTGAACCTATGGAGGCCTATAACCACGAACACGCCAAAGCAGTCGCTTCTCTCCCCTGCCCACAGCCGCAGTACGAGTACACCCAGCCACCTACTGCTGCCCCTCCAACTCACTTTGACCGTGTCCCTCCAACTGTTGGCACTTCTAAGCCCAAAACTGAgggcccctcctcctcttcttcctcatccACCTCTTCTACTAACGTTCAAGTCAAGAAAGCTGACCCTGGGGCACCTgcatcacagcagcagcagccgccacaGCCCCCATACAGTACTCCAGCAGTGGTTCCACCAACAGGCCAGCCTCTCTTTGATACTACAGCTGCagctgccgcagctgccgctgcctACAACACTCCACAGTGGGGTATTGTGGACCTTTCTGGCCACCAGCACCTCTTCAGTAGCCTGAAACGTGGGCAGGCACCACCACCGGCTGCCACCTCTGTAACCCCTGACAGCCAGGCAATCAAGGACGACAAAAACTACTTTAGGCGTTTGAAATACTTCATTGATCGGCGCTTCCCGTGTGGGGTGTGCCAAAAATCATTCAAACAGTCATCCCACCTGGTGCAGCACATGCTGGTACATACGGGCGAACGGCCATATGAGTGCACCACCTGCGGGCGCACTTACAACCACATCTCCAGTCTCATTCGGCACCGACGCTGTCACAAGGACACAGAGGATGCCACAGCGGCTGCTAATGCAGCGGCTGCTAatgtagcagcagcagctgctgctgctgctgctgccgccgccgtaACCAGCGCAGCTCCTGCTCCCAATGCTGAGGGAGCCGTCCAACCTCCTCCTCAAAGCAGCAACCCACAGGTAGTACCAACACCGACTGGTGTGACTGCTGCCTCTGCTCTGGGTGCGGCCATTGCTCAGACAGAAGGTCCTTTCACTTGTTCTCTCTGCTGGAAGGTGtttaaaaagccaagccactTGCATCAGCATCAGATCATTCACACTGGTGAAAAGCCGTTCTCGTGCTCCGTCTGCCAGAAAAGCTTCAACCGCCGTGAGAGCCTGAAGCGGCACATACGGACCCATTCAGACCTCTTGCGAGTGCAGTGTGGGGTGTGTGGCAAGGAATTCCGAGATGCCTCCTACCTACTCAAGCACCAGGCAACCCACGCCCCACCTGGAACCATACCCCCACGTCCAGAATACAAGTGTGACATCTGTGGCAAGGGCTATGTAGCTCCCCAAAACCTCCTGCGTCATCGGCAGCTGCAGCATGAGGGAGCCCAACTACCCAAGGATGGCACCAATGCTGCACTTCCCTACCTGCCCCCAGGGGCATATCTCCTCCCCCAAGATGGACAGACTACCAGTTCTGAGGGAGACACCAAGCCAGCATCATATGGGCTTTTGGGTGCTCACCCACTACTGGTGGGGACAGCAGCGGGCAAGAACTTCTGCTGTGGGATCTGTGGCCGTGGCTTTGGGCGGAGGGAGACACTCAAACGACATGAACGGATTCATACGGGCGAGAAACCCCACCAGTGTGCAGTGTGTGGGAAGCGCTTCCGCGAATCCTTCCACCTCAGCAAACACCATGTGGTGCACACCCGGGAGAGGCCCTACAAATGCGAGATATGTGGGAAGGTTTTTGGTTACCCGCAGAGCTTAACCCGGCACAAACAGATCCACCGGCTGCAACTTCCTTGCTCTTTGCCACCGATGGGACCTTCACTGACCCCCATGGGGCCCTCGCTGCCCCCACCTCCTGAGGGGCTAACCTACGGCTGTTCCGACTGCGGAGAACGCTTCCCTGATCTCTTTCATGTCATGAGTCACAAGGAGGTCCATGTGGCTGAGAAGCCATACCCTTGTGATGCCTGCGGCAAGTGCTTTGGCTTCATTGAGAACCTCATGTGGCACAAGCTGGTCCACCAGGCTGCTCCTGAACGGCTCCTGCCCCCAGATgagacagcagcagcagttgcACCGCTGGAGAATGGGCTGGCTGGGGGTGACAATATGACATCGTATGAAGATCACCATCCCACCTTGCCAAGTGGGGAACGCTTCTCCTGTTCCATCTGTGGCCAGACCTTCAAGCATTTCCTGGGGCTCGTCACCCACAAGTATGTGCACCTGGTGCGTCGCACACTGGCCTGTTCAGTATGTGGGCAGAGTTTTGCAGGAGCCTATGACCTGCTGCTGCATCGCCGCACCCATCTGCAGAAGCGCCATTTCTCTTGCCCAGTTTGTGGCAAGCGCTTCTGGGAGGCCGCTCTGCTGATGCGCCATCAACGATGTCACACAGAGGAGCGCCCTTACCGCTGCACCGTCTGTGGACGTGGCTTCCTGCGCTCATGGTACCTACGTCAACATAAAGTGGTGCACACAGGAGAGCGAGCCTACAAATGTGCCCTCTGCAACAAGCGCTTTGCGCAGTCATCCAGCCTGGCCGAACATCAGCGTCTTCACGTGGTGGCCAGGCCCCAGCGTTGTCCCACCTGTGGCAAGACCTTCCGCTATCGCAGCAACCTTCTGGAGCACCAGCGAGTGCATCTAGGTGAGAAGGTCTACCGCTGTGACCGCTGTTCCAAGAGCTTCTTTTACCTGTCATCCATCTTGCGTCACCAACGCTCCCACGATGCCAAGCGTGAGTTAAGATGTGGGGCCTGCCTCAAGCTCTTCAAGGACCCCAAGTATTTCAGCAAACATCTCCAGGCCCACCAGGGTGGGCGACCCTTCAAGTGCAGCACCTGCGGGGAAGCCTTCTCCAACACCTACGGTCTCAAGAAGCACCGCCACATTCACAAGATGGAGCGCTTTGCTGCTATGGGGGGCCACAAAGAACAACCGTAG